The Triticum aestivum cultivar Chinese Spring chromosome 5A, IWGSC CS RefSeq v2.1, whole genome shotgun sequence genomic sequence CGTCTGAAGTTAATCCTTCCAGATGTTATCAGTACAACTCAGAGTGCATTTGTACCAGGAAGAATGATCACAGATAATATTTTAGTGGCCTACGAATGTTTTCACACAATAAAGAAAAAAGGAGTGGTAAAGAGGGTATATGTGCCATCAAACTGTATATGCATAAAGCGTATGACCGAGTAGAGTGGTCCTTTTTGAAGAAAATAATGCTAAAATTGGGTTTCAAAGAGAAGTGGGTAGATTTAGTTATGCAATGTGTATCTTCTGTGGAGTACCGGGTTCGTTTTAATAATGAAGAGACTGAGAGCTTTAAACCTACTAGAGGTCTGAGGCAGGGAGACCCCCTCTCCCCATACTTATTCTTGTTATGTACAGAGGGGCTGACCGCTCTACTAGCTAATGCAGAGGAGAATGGTAATATTTCTGGAGTTAAGGTCTGCCGAGATGCCCCATCAATTTCAAACATTTTATTTGCCGACGATTCTTTGATCCTTATGAAAGCAAATGCTATGAATGCGGAGGCATTAAAATCAGTATTGGACTCTTATTGCTCTACCTCAGGGCAATTGGTGAGTGTCGAAAAATCTAGTATTTTCTTTAGTCCCAATACAAAAGTAGAAGATAGAGCGCAAATCTGCACAACACTGAATATTATGACCGAAGCCCTCAATGATAAATATTTGGGTTTACCTGCAAATGTGGGCATGGACAAAAGTGATTGCTTCCTTTTCCTAATTGATCGCATTATTACAAAAATTAGTGGATGAAAGGAGAAGTTGTTATCCGCGGGAGGAAAGGAAATTCTACTTAAAGCTGTTGTACAAGCTATCCCAGCTTATGCTatgtccgtctttaaaattcctaaaaaattTGTAAAGGAATCATTGACGCGATGTCGCAATTTTGGTGGGGTGATGAGGACAATCAGAAAAAGGATGCATTGGATGGcgtggtggaaaatgtgtgtccCAAAAAAACAAGGAGGAATGGGGTTCCGAGATTTACATTGTTTCAATTTGGCGTTACTAGCCAAGCAAGCGTGGCGTTTGCTTGATAATCCGGAATCGTTATGTGCCACAATCATGAGAGCTAAATATTTCCCGGATGGCGATTTAATGAATGCAAGTCTAAAGAAGGGTTCCTCTTTCACCTGGCAAAGCATTATGGCAGGGGTTAATTCTTTAAGGAACGGCTATATCTGGCGAGTTGAAAACGGACAAAAAATTGATATTTGGGAAGATGCATGGATCCCGAATTGTGCAAATAGAAAAATAATTACTCCTAGAAGGGGGCAACTTTTGTCAAAGGTTTCTGATCTTATTGATCCAATTATGAGTTATTGGGATGAAGACTTGGTGAGACAAACGTTGTGGTCAATTGACGCTCAAAGGGTACTTGCAATCCCCCTTTCGATACATGAAATGACGGATTTCATTGCTTGGAGTTTCACAAAAGATGGTTTGTTCGCTGTTCGATCGGCTTATTGGGAGGAATGAAACAAACAGCATGGAAGAAAATTACAATATATGTATGGTATGGGTAGATCCAATGCTAATCCTGTTTGGAGCAAGATCTGGAAGCTATCTTGTCTGGCAAAGGTAAAAATCTTCATCTGGCGTACATTGCATGGAACATTCCCATGTCGTGTTACGCTCGCCAATAGACATGTGAAGGTCCCTCCCATCTGCCCAACATGTTCAAAAGGGCTAGAAGACACGAAACACGTCTTGTTTCTGTGTCAGAAGGCGAAAAAGGTCTGGGATAATTTGGGTTTGTATGAGGTGATCAATAGAGCCTGTGTTGTTGACCGGGCAGGAGAGGCAGTTCTTGAATTTTTATTACTTATGCCAGAGGAAGAAATATCTGTTTTGGGACTCCAGAATGCACGTGAATTGATCGTTATAACAgcttggtatttatggtgggatAGACGTAAACTGGTTCATGAAGGAAAGTCTCAAGATGCATATCAATCTGCTATGGGGGCCGTGCTATAGCGGCAAATTATGTTAAAGCAAACTCCCCTAAGGCGATCAGTAAGAAAGGGGGATGGCTTAGACCTCCTATGGGTTTTGTGAAACTAAACGTTGATGCTTCTTTTGACCATGATCTGCTTAGAGGCATGGCGGGGGCAGTCCTGAGAGATGACAAAGGAAGGTTCATTGTTGGCGGAAGTTGGCGACTTGATTGGTGTGCGGATGTTCTAACGGCAGAAGCATTGGCACTGAGGTTTGGCCTTACCCTAGCACAGAAGGCGGGGTGCAACCGCCTTATTGTTAACTCTGATAATATGGAAGTGATTGACACGATGAAGAATGGAGGACAATCGGCGGGAGCGGCGACGGCAGTGTTCGATGATTGCTATTTCATGGCTTGCGATTTTACTATTACTagatttgaacattgtaatagggaagCAAATAAAGTTGCTTATGAAATTGCTAGGGTAGCAAAATATTCAGCGACTAGGGATTGGTTTGAGGAGCCCATGGTTGATATTGTAACTCTTCTTATTGATGATGTAACTGTTATTTCTAATCAATAAAGCTtaatgttttcaaaaaaaaaacttcttcCGCAACAACGCTCTCTCACGACACCGTCATCAGGTTCGGCCGGTGATGACAGGACACACATTTCATCCCGTAGCCGAGACCAACCAACTAAGGTGAGCACATCAACAAGGAgacattgtcttcaacaagatatGACACAAGTTTGTCATAATTGGACCCATCTAGCATAGATTAGAATAAGCTTTTCACCTCAAACACGAAGTGTGTTTCGAGCGCAATCTTGAGGTCGGATCTTCCGATAGTCGCGGTTGCCAGCGCTTCACGATACACCAGACGGAGTGACGCTAGCAGATGAGTGGGACGGATTCCCACCATAGACCATGACCATGACCATGATCATCAGGAGGCCCCCCACGCGCGGTGTAGGTTTGGCCGCTATAGTTAGTGAAATCATTGCTCATTGCATATTTGTCTTTTCTGCATGTATATAATGAATAGAGGAAATAGTATATGTGCACGGGAAGAAATCGTTTGGTTTTATCCAAAGAAAAATCAACCGTCGCTAGTTAGTGGAATCCGTTATTTATTTCCAAATAAATCATCTCAGAAAGCATATACACATACTCTCGAAATGAAAATAAGCTATCGGTAAAATCAGGAAATCATATATTGGAAATCAGGAAATCATATATTGGATCATAACAACGAATTAACAATCATAGTACCGACCGGGCACGAAACAAGGATGCATGCATCAGTCGTGGCGAAGATGGACCCTGTACTCGACGGTGGCGTCGCCGGTATTGGCGTCAAACCAGTTGGTCCGCAACTGGCAGTAGCCGCGCGCGAACCGGAAGACGCCGGTGCCGCCGACCACGGCCATCTCCCTGACGGCCCGGTTCACCGGGTTGGGGCCGACGATGGCGATGCTGCTCCCGTTGTAGGCGCCGTCGACGAAGACAAAGTTCATGGCCATGAGCAGCGACAGGCTGTCCTTGCCGGTGCTGACGTAGAGGCCCTGCGCGCGGCCGAGTAGCCTGGAGCCCGTCAGGCTGGGCCCCTCGGTGAGCGGGTCGTCGATGACGTACACGCTGCCGAATCCCGTGGCGGAGGCGTTGGAGGACGGCGCCGGCGCCACCTGCGCCACCTGCGCCACCGTGGCGTTCGGCCCGCCGCTGACCACGTCGTGCCAGTACACCCGCAGCCGGGTCTCCTTCTCCGCCGCCGACGCCGGTGCCGCGGCGGCTGCGAGGAGCAGGAGCGCGGCCAGGCAGGAGAGAGCAGTGCTGCTCGCCATTAGGATCAGCTAGGTAGCTAAGCCCGGAATGGATGTTGGTGGTTTGATGCGAGTGCCGAATTCTTCTTCCTAGGAGCTGGAGGTTTGTGCAGCTTGTATGTCCAATGGCGCAGAGGTGGATCTATTTAACGGCGAGTCGTGGTTGTTGGGTCCTTGACAATTTCTGGCAGTGTCGTCCCCAGTGTTTAGTTTAGTATTTCTGGCCGTGTCACATGTGTTAACTTTAGTGTATGTGTATCTTTCGCATTCGTCTTGTTTTTGTAGTAtgcgtgagagggagagagagagagtagatcGTGGACTTCGTTGGTTATGAGATTTTTGAATAGCAAGAAGCTGCGCGGCAGGTGAAGGTATGACCGAATGAACACGCTATAGTTAGGT encodes the following:
- the LOC123107825 gene encoding dirigent protein 22, with the protein product MASSTALSCLAALLLLAAAAAPASAAEKETRLRVYWHDVVSGGPNATVAQVAQVAPAPSSNASATGFGSVYVIDDPLTEGPSLTGSRLLGRAQGLYVSTGKDSLSLLMAMNFVFVDGAYNGSSIAIVGPNPVNRAVREMAVVGGTGVFRFARGYCQLRTNWFDANTGDATVEYRVHLRHD